A window from bacterium encodes these proteins:
- a CDS encoding PD40 domain-containing protein: MKKWLGACAFVLLATSCALFDRSAPTVLAGTVLEHPSGRPLAGASVQLGDGKALRTDSLGRFRLDGLGASASVRFAAPGYARTARTFNLLPGETRVVDVPLPREGASLPPSTIAFERSGRIWGVDALGSDERCLTPDLEGTQVSPTWLAGGSQFAFIQRIPGRTQIWTRYPDGRSARFVGEVVDSAAELRWHPLGALMAYTATSYSASRGMVTAVRWLDINTGTQGDLAYGAAEGNPAWSYDGQLFAWARRISAKPWQIWVAGARGERPRVLVGRGNGVEPAWSPSGAQLAYASNSTGTWEIYMAGLATGLSDRLTETPAGAWCRRPLFSPEGDAILYESNYHPGLKQVQETSGLYLLRLADRSVRMVAADARAAAWQGGLH; encoded by the coding sequence ATGAAGAAGTGGCTCGGAGCCTGCGCGTTCGTCCTCCTTGCGACCTCGTGCGCCCTCTTCGATCGCTCCGCGCCGACGGTGCTGGCGGGGACGGTGCTGGAGCACCCCTCGGGTCGGCCGCTTGCCGGGGCCTCGGTGCAACTGGGCGATGGCAAGGCCCTGCGGACCGATTCGCTCGGGCGCTTTAGGCTCGATGGGCTCGGCGCGAGCGCAAGCGTGCGCTTCGCTGCGCCGGGCTACGCGCGCACGGCGCGCACCTTCAATCTCTTGCCCGGCGAGACCCGGGTGGTGGACGTGCCACTGCCCCGCGAGGGCGCATCGCTGCCTCCGAGCACGATCGCCTTCGAGCGTAGCGGGCGCATCTGGGGGGTGGACGCCCTCGGCAGCGACGAGCGGTGCCTGACGCCCGACCTCGAAGGGACCCAGGTCTCGCCCACCTGGCTTGCGGGCGGCTCCCAGTTCGCCTTCATCCAGCGCATCCCTGGCCGGACCCAGATCTGGACCCGCTACCCGGACGGCCGCAGCGCGCGCTTCGTCGGCGAAGTGGTCGATAGCGCCGCCGAGCTGCGCTGGCACCCCTTGGGCGCCCTGATGGCCTACACCGCGACCAGCTACAGCGCGAGCCGCGGGATGGTCACCGCCGTGCGCTGGCTCGACATCAACACGGGAACCCAGGGGGATCTGGCCTACGGCGCCGCCGAAGGCAATCCCGCATGGTCTTATGATGGCCAGCTTTTCGCGTGGGCTCGCCGCATCTCGGCCAAGCCCTGGCAGATCTGGGTGGCCGGCGCGCGTGGCGAGCGGCCGCGGGTCCTCGTCGGCCGCGGCAACGGGGTCGAGCCCGCCTGGTCGCCGTCTGGCGCCCAGCTCGCCTACGCCTCCAATTCGACCGGCACCTGGGAGATCTACATGGCAGGCCTTGCGACCGGCCTGAGCGACCGGCTGACCGAGACCCCTGCGGGTGCGTGGTGCCGCCGTCCCCTCTTCTCGCCCGAAGGGGATGCGATCCTCTACGAGAGCAACTACCATCCGGGCCTCAAGCAGGTCCAGGAGACGAGTGGTTTGTACCTTTTGCGGCTCGCCGACCGGAGCGTGCGAATGGTCGCCGCCGATGCACGCGCGGCTGCTTGGCAAGGGGGGCTCCATTAA
- a CDS encoding isocitrate/isopropylmalate dehydrogenase family protein, which yields MAYRVTLIPGDGIGPELTEATVRCLEATGVQFEWERFDAGADYMARTGDSTPLPQAVIDSIKKNKIALKGPLTTPIGTGFRSVNVALRQELDLYACVRPCKLYPSIDSKFQNVDIVIVRENTEDLYAGIEFEKGSEGVKEITATVEKLTGRKIKSDAAISLKPITDGGSERIVRYAFEYAKRNNRKKVTLVHKANIMKYTDGLFLEVGRRVAQEYPEIQFEDLIIDNTCMQLVVMPHNFDVIVTENLYGDILSDLCAGLIGGLGVAPGSNVGTIATVYEPTHGSAPKYAGLNKANPLAQLLSGLMMLRDLGEMDAATRLEAAIIECLKERKVTYDLMRDTPEKALSTSEFADAIVAKLHKTAPVGA from the coding sequence ATGGCCTACCGTGTAACGCTCATCCCCGGTGACGGCATCGGTCCCGAGCTGACCGAAGCCACCGTCCGCTGCCTGGAGGCCACTGGCGTCCAGTTCGAGTGGGAGCGCTTCGACGCCGGCGCCGACTACATGGCGCGCACGGGAGACTCCACGCCGCTGCCCCAGGCTGTCATCGACTCGATCAAGAAGAACAAGATCGCGCTCAAGGGCCCGCTGACCACCCCGATCGGCACCGGCTTCCGCTCGGTCAACGTCGCGCTTCGCCAGGAGCTGGACCTCTACGCCTGCGTCCGCCCCTGCAAGCTCTACCCCTCGATCGACTCCAAGTTCCAGAACGTGGACATCGTGATCGTTCGTGAGAACACCGAGGACCTCTACGCCGGCATCGAGTTCGAGAAGGGCTCGGAGGGCGTCAAGGAGATCACCGCCACCGTCGAGAAGCTGACCGGTCGCAAGATCAAGTCCGACGCGGCGATCTCGCTCAAGCCCATCACCGACGGCGGTTCCGAGCGCATCGTCCGCTACGCCTTCGAGTACGCCAAGCGCAACAACCGCAAGAAGGTCACCCTGGTCCACAAGGCCAACATCATGAAGTACACGGACGGCCTCTTCCTCGAGGTCGGTCGCCGCGTCGCTCAGGAGTACCCCGAGATCCAGTTCGAGGACCTGATCATCGACAACACCTGCATGCAGCTGGTGGTCATGCCCCACAACTTCGACGTGATCGTCACCGAGAACCTCTACGGCGACATCCTCTCGGACCTGTGCGCGGGCCTCATCGGCGGCCTGGGCGTGGCCCCCGGCTCGAACGTCGGCACCATCGCCACCGTCTACGAGCCCACCCACGGCTCGGCCCCCAAGTACGCCGGCCTGAACAAGGCCAACCCCCTCGCCCAGCTGCTCAGCGGTCTCATGATGCTGCGCGACCTCGGCGAGATGGACGCGGCCACCCGCCTCGAAGCGGCCATCATCGAGTGCCTCAAGGAGCGCAAGGTCACCTACGACCTCATGCGCGACACCCCGGAGAAGGCGCTCTCGACCAGCGAGTTCGCCGACGCGATCGTCGCCAAGCTCCACAAGACCGCGCCCGTCGGCGCGTAA
- the nfi gene encoding deoxyribonuclease V (cleaves DNA at apurinic or apyrimidinic sites), which produces MKRLEWIAPASPTEAVALQRALAERVHCQDELGEVRIIAGVDVSTQRWSDDGFAAIVVLSFPELKVLEVAQARMRLAMPYIPGLLSFREIPILLEAWSRLEHSPDLIMVDGQGRAHPRRFGIASHLGVLLDRPTIGCAKSLLTGVPGELAPERGSLSPLMAGHEQVGYAVRTKNRVNPVYVSCGHRVSNETAARWVLECARGYRLPEPTRQAHLASNALRLRMKT; this is translated from the coding sequence ATGAAGCGACTCGAGTGGATCGCACCCGCGAGCCCCACCGAAGCCGTCGCCCTTCAGCGAGCCTTGGCCGAGCGCGTCCACTGCCAAGACGAGCTGGGCGAGGTGCGGATCATCGCCGGCGTGGACGTCTCGACCCAGCGCTGGAGCGACGACGGCTTCGCGGCCATCGTCGTGCTCTCCTTTCCCGAGCTGAAAGTGCTCGAGGTGGCCCAGGCCCGGATGCGGCTCGCCATGCCCTACATCCCAGGCCTCCTCTCGTTCCGCGAGATCCCCATCCTGCTCGAAGCCTGGAGTCGGCTCGAGCACTCCCCCGATCTCATCATGGTGGACGGGCAGGGGCGCGCGCACCCGCGTCGCTTCGGGATCGCGAGCCACCTCGGCGTCCTCTTGGACCGGCCGACCATCGGCTGCGCCAAGAGCCTCCTGACCGGCGTCCCAGGCGAGCTCGCCCCCGAGCGTGGCAGCCTCTCGCCCTTGATGGCCGGCCACGAGCAGGTAGGGTACGCGGTGCGGACCAAGAACCGAGTCAACCCGGTCTACGTCTCGTGCGGGCACCGGGTCTCGAACGAAACCGCCGCGCGCTGGGTGCTCGAATGCGCCCGCGGCTACCGCCTGCCCGAGCCCACCCGGCAGGCCCACCTGGCCTCCAACGCCCTGCGCCTGCGGATGAAAACGTGA
- a CDS encoding AI-2E family transporter — protein MPSLSPLTRRILSALLIVGSLTFLYLIHHVLAPFLVALLIVYILNPLVDWLALVRIRGFVLGRKAAVALVFAGFFASVGIGALTIAPHFYAEGVRISKELPDLARHFETDTLLPLLDSVQRTLDSYGVPINARENVQETISGLLDSGGGQTASILKQGQAVVKGVFSTIFSFVLVFMLTAFMLLDWPRMKQGVANLVPAPYRDSVLSLGRDVDKGLAGAIRGQLFVCLINGVLTTLGLMVLNIKYALTIGLIAGICSLVPIFGTVISTIPAVLIAFTQGWWVAVEVVLLICVIHLIEANILNPKVLGHHSEVHPVLVILALVVGEHYAGAIGLLFAVPVAAIVRAVLTFLYRLLMAKPEEALPERHEELVVPNPIP, from the coding sequence ATGCCCTCACTCTCCCCCTTGACCCGACGCATCCTCTCGGCCCTACTCATCGTCGGCAGCCTCACCTTTCTCTACCTGATCCACCATGTCCTGGCGCCGTTTCTGGTCGCGCTGCTCATCGTCTACATCCTCAATCCGCTGGTGGATTGGCTTGCACTGGTGCGGATTCGAGGCTTCGTGCTCGGTCGCAAGGCGGCGGTCGCGCTGGTGTTCGCCGGCTTCTTCGCCTCGGTCGGGATCGGGGCGCTCACGATCGCTCCTCATTTCTACGCCGAGGGCGTCCGCATCTCCAAGGAGCTGCCGGATCTTGCCCGGCACTTCGAGACCGACACCCTGCTGCCCTTGCTCGATTCGGTCCAGCGCACCCTCGATTCGTACGGGGTGCCGATCAACGCCCGCGAGAACGTCCAGGAGACGATTTCGGGGCTGCTCGACTCGGGTGGGGGCCAGACGGCTTCGATCCTGAAGCAGGGGCAGGCGGTCGTGAAGGGGGTCTTCTCGACCATCTTCTCGTTCGTCCTGGTCTTCATGCTCACGGCCTTCATGCTCCTGGACTGGCCCCGCATGAAGCAGGGGGTCGCGAACCTGGTGCCGGCTCCCTACCGCGACTCGGTGCTTTCGCTGGGTCGCGACGTGGACAAAGGCCTCGCGGGGGCCATCCGGGGCCAGCTCTTCGTCTGCCTCATCAACGGGGTCCTGACGACGCTCGGCTTGATGGTCCTCAACATCAAGTACGCCCTGACCATCGGCCTGATCGCGGGCATCTGCAGCCTGGTGCCGATCTTCGGCACCGTCATCTCGACCATTCCGGCCGTCTTGATCGCCTTCACCCAGGGCTGGTGGGTGGCCGTCGAGGTGGTCCTGCTCATCTGCGTCATCCACCTGATCGAGGCCAACATCCTCAACCCCAAGGTCCTCGGCCACCACTCGGAGGTCCACCCGGTGCTGGTGATCCTGGCCCTGGTGGTAGGCGAGCACTACGCCGGGGCCATCGGCCTGCTCTTCGCCGTGCCGGTGGCTGCGATCGTTCGGGCGGTGCTCACCTTCCTGTACCGCCTGCTGATGGCGAAGCCCGAGGAGGCGCTCCCCGAGCGCCACGAGGAGCTCGTCGTCCCCAACCCCATCCCCTGA
- a CDS encoding Tim44 domain-containing protein — MNARKFLAIAALGIFLGGVVAEDASARAGRSAKSGGYSSMGARGSRTFDNNGMQGIQRSRQMNNPAAAARTNPLQQNKPSWFQRNPFMAGLFGALAGSALFSMLGGLFGGFGGGGGFGGILPLLLLGGLAFFAYRMFKNRQQPGYAPGGPGTASNPFDQQRFDQPSQFGATATAPTITDIGGYRQTKEQGLAAMALNNSDFKTEATEDALSGVFFRVQEAWSANDQAALRSLTTPEMFDYFREDLDTMASRGERNVIKNIVMRSFELTEAWTEDRDEYISVKIYARLVDYIERHGQVVEGSPSEPVEFKEAWTFHRTRGDEAWRLSAINQY; from the coding sequence TTGAACGCTCGTAAATTTCTCGCCATCGCAGCCCTTGGTATCTTCCTCGGCGGAGTCGTCGCCGAAGACGCTTCGGCGCGCGCCGGCCGTTCGGCCAAGTCGGGTGGCTATTCGTCCATGGGGGCCCGCGGCTCCCGCACCTTCGACAACAACGGCATGCAGGGCATCCAGCGCAGCCGCCAGATGAACAACCCCGCGGCGGCTGCCAGGACCAACCCGCTCCAGCAGAACAAGCCCTCATGGTTCCAGCGGAACCCGTTCATGGCGGGCCTCTTCGGCGCGCTAGCCGGTAGCGCCCTCTTCTCGATGCTGGGCGGCCTGTTCGGTGGCTTCGGCGGGGGCGGCGGCTTCGGCGGCATTCTGCCCCTGCTCTTGCTCGGCGGCCTTGCGTTCTTCGCCTACCGCATGTTCAAGAACCGCCAGCAGCCGGGCTATGCGCCCGGCGGCCCCGGCACCGCGTCGAACCCCTTCGACCAGCAGCGCTTCGACCAGCCCTCGCAGTTCGGTGCCACCGCTACCGCCCCGACCATCACCGACATCGGCGGCTATCGCCAGACCAAGGAGCAGGGCCTGGCTGCCATGGCCCTCAACAACTCCGACTTCAAGACCGAGGCGACCGAGGATGCGCTGTCGGGGGTCTTCTTCCGGGTCCAGGAGGCCTGGTCGGCCAATGACCAGGCGGCCCTGCGCAGCTTGACCACTCCCGAGATGTTCGACTACTTCCGCGAGGACCTCGACACCATGGCGAGCCGCGGCGAGCGCAACGTCATCAAGAACATCGTCATGCGCTCGTTCGAGCTGACCGAGGCCTGGACCGAGGACCGCGACGAGTACATCTCCGTCAAGATCTACGCCCGCCTCGTCGACTACATCGAGCGTCACGGCCAGGTGGTCGAGGGCTCGCCCAGCGAGCCGGTCGAGTTCAAGGAGGCCTGGACCTTCCACCGCACCCGCGGCGACGAGGCCTGGCGCCTGTCGGCCATCAACCAGTACTAA
- a CDS encoding PspC domain-containing protein, giving the protein MAASPQRLVRSTNHRILAGVCGGLAARFGISPMAARIVWLLLSLLPGPMWVLYVILWAVMPPAET; this is encoded by the coding sequence ATGGCCGCTTCCCCCCAGCGCCTCGTGCGCTCCACCAACCATCGCATCCTCGCAGGGGTCTGCGGCGGTCTTGCCGCCCGTTTCGGCATCTCGCCGATGGCCGCCCGCATCGTCTGGCTGCTGCTCAGCCTCCTGCCCGGCCCCATGTGGGTTCTCTACGTCATCCTCTGGGCCGTCATGCCCCCGGCTGAGACTTAG
- a CDS encoding TldD/PmbA family protein yields the protein MLDRRLIGDVLDTALSNGADFAEIFVEDKATSRLSLLDSKVKDAASGQVLGAGIRVLYGTKAVYAHTNDLSRESLLSVARAVSQAHRGEGRHAASPLVLTRQGMRHPFERDPREVPAAHKVALLSRADRAARAFASEISQVDVSLTEWVQRVMVANSEGLLATDLRPYVRMAIQAIASDGGEFQTGAESPGALRGYEWAEALDVEALARSAAEQAMTMLRAGYAPSGKMPVIIDKGFGGVILHEACGHLLETTSVSTGASVFAGKMGEMIAHPNVTVVDDGTIESEWGSTAIDDEGMPTEKTTLIENGKLVSYIVDRLGARKTGFRPTGSGRRESYRFAPTSRMRNTYIAPGPHSVEELIASVPYGLYAKRMGGGSVSPGTGDFNFSVREAYIIRDGKLCEPVRGATLIGNGADILQKIDMVGHDLAHAAGMCGSLSGSIPVNVGQPPVRVSEIVVGGRS from the coding sequence CTGCTCGATCGCCGGTTGATCGGCGACGTGCTCGACACGGCCCTCAGCAACGGCGCCGACTTCGCCGAGATCTTCGTCGAGGATAAGGCGACCAGCCGACTTTCGCTGCTCGACTCCAAGGTCAAGGACGCCGCCAGCGGCCAGGTCCTGGGGGCGGGGATCCGCGTCCTGTACGGCACCAAGGCGGTGTACGCCCACACCAACGACCTCTCGCGCGAAAGCCTCCTCTCCGTGGCGCGGGCCGTGAGCCAGGCGCACCGCGGCGAGGGCCGCCATGCGGCTTCGCCGCTGGTCCTGACCCGGCAAGGGATGCGTCATCCCTTCGAGCGGGATCCGCGCGAGGTGCCGGCTGCTCACAAGGTTGCCCTTCTCTCGCGGGCCGACCGCGCGGCGAGGGCCTTTGCGTCCGAGATCTCGCAGGTGGACGTTTCCTTGACCGAGTGGGTCCAGCGGGTGATGGTGGCCAACTCCGAAGGCTTGCTCGCGACCGATCTACGGCCCTACGTCCGGATGGCGATCCAGGCGATTGCCTCGGATGGCGGCGAGTTCCAGACCGGCGCCGAGTCGCCGGGGGCGCTGCGCGGCTACGAGTGGGCCGAGGCCCTCGACGTGGAAGCGCTCGCGCGCTCTGCCGCCGAGCAGGCCATGACGATGCTCCGGGCGGGCTACGCGCCCTCGGGCAAGATGCCCGTCATCATCGACAAGGGCTTCGGCGGGGTCATCCTGCACGAGGCTTGCGGCCACCTGCTCGAAACCACCTCGGTTTCGACCGGGGCCTCGGTGTTCGCGGGTAAGATGGGCGAGATGATCGCCCACCCGAACGTCACGGTGGTGGACGACGGCACCATCGAGTCCGAGTGGGGCTCGACGGCCATCGACGACGAAGGCATGCCCACCGAGAAGACGACCCTCATCGAGAACGGGAAGCTCGTCAGTTACATCGTGGACCGGCTGGGCGCCCGCAAGACCGGCTTCCGCCCCACGGGCTCGGGCCGCCGCGAGAGCTACCGCTTCGCGCCCACCAGCCGCATGCGCAACACCTACATCGCCCCTGGCCCCCACTCGGTCGAAGAATTGATCGCCTCGGTCCCCTACGGCCTCTACGCCAAGCGGATGGGCGGCGGCTCGGTGAGCCCCGGCACGGGGGACTTCAACTTCTCGGTCCGCGAGGCCTACATCATCCGCGACGGCAAGCTCTGCGAGCCGGTGCGCGGCGCCACCCTTATCGGCAACGGCGCGGACATCCTCCAGAAGATCGACATGGTGGGGCACGACCTCGCCCACGCGGCCGGCATGTGCGGCTCGCTGAGCGGTTCGATCCCCGTCAACGTCGGTCAGCCCCCGGTCCGGGTCTCCGAGATCGTCGTGGGCGGAAGGAGCTAA
- a CDS encoding TldD/PmbA family protein, translated as MNTYTPEIQAVLAAARDAGVEAEVYLRASTATTIRIQDQEVDQFSLADSRGAGIRVVKDGKVGYAFTEDLSGDALLRTLEAAITNAGLIPEGKGATLASFAGETVELGLHRPELAAVAVPLKIEKAKALERIAKESDPRIKNVTSTAYTDTHGFVRIASTAGVDRSYQSSIAMMATVPLLHADGQNKNYYQIKAVRDFDALDPEAIAREGVARAAEKLGAFEPQSGAYPVLIDSDPMGDLLQVFAGVFSGKLAQEGKTLLKDKVGEAIASAAITIVDDPLNVEGYGARPFDDEGCPSQVVTLVEAGVFKGFLHNAETARQAGVASTGHAARAGYRGTVEVAPSNLYLAPGARTPEAILAEFDRAVIVTEVTGLHAGANPISGDFSLQAQGFLWEGQKRSPIHNFTISGNFYALLSGVSEVASDLEWFTSGIGSPSVLVKELAIAGA; from the coding sequence ATGAATACCTACACCCCCGAAATCCAGGCCGTGCTCGCGGCGGCGCGCGACGCCGGCGTCGAAGCCGAGGTCTACCTGCGGGCCTCGACCGCCACCACCATCCGCATCCAGGACCAGGAAGTCGACCAGTTCTCCCTGGCGGACTCGCGCGGGGCGGGCATCCGGGTCGTAAAGGACGGCAAGGTCGGCTACGCCTTCACCGAGGACCTCTCGGGAGACGCCCTCTTGCGCACCCTCGAAGCGGCGATCACCAACGCGGGGCTCATCCCCGAGGGCAAGGGCGCGACCCTCGCCTCGTTCGCGGGCGAGACCGTCGAGCTCGGCCTGCACCGGCCTGAGCTTGCGGCGGTCGCCGTGCCCCTCAAAATCGAGAAGGCCAAGGCCCTCGAGCGCATCGCCAAAGAGAGCGATCCGCGAATCAAGAACGTGACGAGCACCGCGTACACGGACACCCACGGTTTCGTCCGGATCGCGAGCACCGCCGGGGTGGACCGGAGCTACCAGAGCAGCATCGCCATGATGGCGACCGTGCCCCTGCTGCATGCGGACGGCCAGAACAAGAACTACTACCAGATCAAGGCCGTGCGCGACTTCGACGCCCTCGACCCGGAGGCCATCGCCCGCGAGGGCGTGGCGCGCGCCGCCGAGAAGCTCGGGGCCTTCGAGCCCCAGTCGGGGGCCTATCCGGTCTTGATCGACTCGGATCCCATGGGGGACCTCCTCCAGGTCTTCGCGGGGGTCTTCTCGGGCAAGCTCGCCCAGGAAGGCAAGACCCTCCTCAAGGACAAGGTGGGCGAGGCCATCGCCTCGGCCGCCATCACCATCGTGGACGATCCGCTCAACGTGGAAGGCTACGGCGCCCGCCCCTTCGACGACGAGGGCTGCCCCTCGCAGGTCGTGACCCTGGTCGAGGCCGGCGTCTTCAAGGGCTTCCTCCACAACGCCGAAACGGCACGCCAGGCTGGCGTGGCCTCGACGGGCCATGCCGCCCGCGCCGGCTACCGGGGCACCGTCGAGGTGGCTCCCTCGAACCTCTACCTGGCGCCGGGGGCTCGGACGCCCGAGGCCATCCTCGCGGAGTTCGACCGGGCCGTCATCGTCACCGAGGTGACGGGGTTGCACGCCGGGGCCAATCCCATCTCGGGGGACTTCAGCCTCCAGGCCCAGGGCTTCCTCTGGGAAGGACAGAAGCGCTCGCCGATTCACAACTTCACCATCTCGGGGAACTTCTACGCCCTGCTCTCGGGCGTCTCCGAGGTCGCAAGCGACCTGGAGTGGTTCACCTCCGGCATCGGGTCGCCCTCGGTGCTGGTCAAGGAGCTTGCGATCGCAGGCGCCTAG
- a CDS encoding RluA family pseudouridine synthase — MAEQLTLHATSDSRLDVFLAESLPAIDRLEARRWIEAGRIAVEGSHVKPSLRLWPGAAVHVTVPGVEPSAVIPEDLPLEILYADDELVVVNKPAGMATHPGPGWWSGSVFNALLFQIPYWPGISGVAQPGVVHRLDRDTSGLLVLAKAENAHRHLLAQVLARTMERGYLAWIEGELEGEGLIDAPIGRDPELEGQMRVTPDGKDARTRYRTLGMREGRTLVELKLETGRTHQIRVHMAHLGHPILGDIRYHPAPEPGPMALHAAKLSFEHPSKGPMAFEAVPPEAWAAFPALFSPLQ; from the coding sequence ATGGCTGAACAACTGACCCTGCATGCCACTTCCGACTCCCGGCTCGACGTCTTCTTGGCCGAGTCGCTCCCTGCGATCGACCGGCTCGAAGCACGGCGCTGGATCGAGGCGGGCCGCATCGCGGTCGAAGGCTCCCACGTCAAGCCCTCGCTGCGCCTCTGGCCGGGGGCGGCGGTCCACGTGACGGTGCCCGGCGTCGAACCGAGCGCGGTCATCCCCGAGGATCTGCCCCTCGAAATCCTCTACGCCGACGACGAGCTCGTAGTCGTCAACAAGCCCGCAGGCATGGCGACCCATCCGGGCCCCGGCTGGTGGAGCGGCAGCGTGTTCAACGCCCTCCTCTTCCAGATTCCCTACTGGCCGGGAATCAGCGGCGTGGCGCAGCCGGGGGTGGTTCACCGGCTGGACCGGGATACGAGCGGTCTCTTGGTGCTCGCCAAGGCCGAGAACGCTCACCGCCACCTGCTCGCCCAGGTCCTCGCGCGGACCATGGAGCGCGGCTACCTCGCCTGGATCGAGGGAGAGCTCGAAGGCGAAGGGCTGATCGACGCCCCCATCGGCCGGGATCCCGAGCTTGAGGGCCAGATGCGCGTCACCCCTGACGGCAAGGACGCCCGCACCCGCTACCGCACCCTCGGCATGCGCGAGGGCCGTACCCTCGTAGAGCTGAAGCTTGAAACCGGACGCACTCACCAGATCCGGGTCCACATGGCCCACCTGGGGCACCCCATCCTGGGCGACATCCGCTACCACCCCGCCCCCGAGCCGGGCCCTATGGCCCTGCACGCGGCAAAGCTCTCGTTCGAGCACCCCTCCAAAGGGCCCATGGCCTTCGAGGCCGTCCCGCCCGAGGCCTGGGCGGCGTTCCCGGCCCTTTTCAGTCCTCTTCAATGA
- a CDS encoding HEAT repeat domain-containing protein encodes METRNPDPRALELRVAKASRDAAPDGRSDYADVLAHIKALESTDLEIRSAAVRSLGDLGDPRSVEPLIRALACTSWKIRVEVIEALGTLKDFRAVEPLIEALNDAEYRVRSAAVAALIGFNDSRAVEPLMRALKDSHRAVRGRAAEALGTLGDAKAIESMVSALSDPCRDVRRHSALALKQLGNSRAVEPLIAALHDPDHGVREAAAETLGELGDDRAVEPLIAALGPSAPKRSPFGWPAPARRRRKRPEPTEASEGRENNAAFKVTLIRALQRIGDFRAVGPLMATLADPEFRVRAAAVEALAGFCDSQAVAPLIKTLKDANRTVRLRAAEALGLIGDSQALDALIQALQDPSRDVRRQAALALKAIGDSRAIEPLIEALWDPDQGVRFAATETLGELGDVRAVKPLLAALSMQKPRETFWERLGLVKKPLRASGRPGRQRRTRDMEEGEAPVTFKQVVAKALERIGDERALESLQAEASEVPDEPRTPDRPRKVRPAEPEAVVAVEAIE; translated from the coding sequence GTGGAGACACGCAACCCAGACCCTCGCGCCCTCGAACTGCGCGTCGCCAAAGCTTCGCGAGACGCTGCCCCGGATGGTCGCAGCGACTACGCCGACGTGCTCGCCCACATCAAGGCCCTGGAGAGCACCGACCTCGAAATCCGCTCGGCTGCGGTCAGGAGCCTGGGTGACCTGGGGGATCCGCGCTCGGTCGAGCCGCTTATCCGTGCCCTCGCCTGCACCAGCTGGAAGATCCGGGTCGAGGTCATCGAAGCGCTCGGTACCCTCAAGGACTTCCGTGCGGTCGAGCCCCTGATCGAGGCCCTCAACGACGCCGAGTACCGGGTCCGGTCCGCAGCCGTCGCCGCCCTGATCGGCTTCAACGACAGCCGCGCGGTCGAGCCCCTCATGCGGGCCCTCAAGGACTCCCATCGGGCCGTGCGCGGGCGAGCCGCCGAGGCCCTCGGGACCCTCGGCGACGCCAAGGCCATCGAGAGCATGGTCTCCGCCTTGAGCGACCCTTGCCGTGACGTTCGCCGCCACAGCGCCCTGGCCCTCAAGCAGCTCGGCAACAGCCGCGCGGTCGAGCCGCTCATCGCCGCCCTTCACGACCCCGACCACGGCGTCCGCGAAGCCGCCGCCGAGACCCTCGGCGAACTGGGCGACGACCGGGCGGTCGAGCCGCTCATCGCGGCCCTCGGCCCTTCAGCTCCCAAGCGCAGCCCGTTCGGCTGGCCGGCTCCCGCGCGGCGGCGGCGCAAGCGCCCCGAGCCGACCGAGGCCTCCGAGGGCCGCGAGAACAACGCAGCGTTCAAGGTCACCTTGATCCGGGCGCTACAGCGGATCGGGGACTTCAGGGCCGTCGGGCCCCTGATGGCAACCCTCGCGGATCCGGAGTTCCGGGTCCGAGCGGCCGCGGTGGAGGCCCTCGCGGGCTTCTGCGACAGCCAGGCGGTCGCTCCGCTCATCAAGACCCTCAAGGACGCCAACCGAACGGTCCGCCTGCGCGCCGCCGAGGCCCTCGGCCTCATCGGCGACTCACAGGCCCTGGACGCCCTGATTCAAGCCCTCCAGGATCCGAGCAGGGACGTGCGGCGCCAGGCAGCACTCGCCCTCAAGGCCATCGGCGACAGCCGGGCCATCGAGCCCTTGATCGAAGCCCTCTGGGACCCGGACCAAGGCGTGCGCTTCGCCGCCACCGAGACCCTGGGTGAGCTGGGCGACGTGCGAGCGGTCAAGCCTTTGCTCGCCGCCCTGAGCATGCAAAAACCCCGCGAGACCTTCTGGGAGCGGCTCGGTCTGGTCAAGAAGCCCCTTCGAGCATCCGGACGTCCCGGCAGGCAGCGGCGCACCCGGGACATGGAGGAGGGGGAGGCGCCCGTCACCTTCAAGCAGGTGGTCGCCAAGGCGCTCGAGCGCATCGGCGACGAGCGCGCCCTCGAATCCCTCCAGGCGGAAGCCTCGGAAGTTCCCGACGAGCCCCGGACGCCGGATCGCCCGCGCAAGGTGCGCCCGGCAGAGCCCGAAGCAGTGGTCGCGGTCGAAGCAATCGAATAG